A section of the Malus sylvestris chromosome 17, drMalSylv7.2, whole genome shotgun sequence genome encodes:
- the LOC126611828 gene encoding cycloartenol synthase-like: protein KVWKLKVGAETVGGEGGGQRLKSVNNHLVRQVWEFHPETGTPEELQQIEDARKAFWNHRFERRQSSDLLMRIQFAKENPCATNLPQLKVF, encoded by the exons AAAGTGTGGAAGCTGAAGGTAGGGGCAGAGACAGTGGGAGGAGAAGGTGGCGGTCAACGGCTGAAGAGTGTGAACAACCACTTGGTCCGCCAGGTGTGGGAGTTCCATCCAGAGACTGGAACCCCAGAAGAGCTTCAGCAAATTGAAGATGCCCGCAAGGCTTTCTGGAACCACCGTTTCGAAAGGCGGCAGAGCTCGGACCTCCTCATGAGAATTCAG TTTGCAAAGGAGAATCCATGTGCCACTAATCTTCCACAACTCAAAGTCTTTTGA
- the LOC126609770 gene encoding uncharacterized protein LOC126609770 → MHETKPPPPFSTSSCFGYFAGTLACVISDEEFKLESSEFPLRDSESGKGKQTNFNEFETHSPLISTSLYLRIPGLDESYLPRWIGYGFGSLLIMSHFVGSTATPAQLEMIMKDTHKIKCRGGRERVVAMAAGKD, encoded by the exons ATGCACGAAACCaagccaccaccaccattttcTACATCCTCATGCTTTGGGTATTTTGCTGGTACCCTTGCATGTGTGATCAGTGACGAAGAGTTCAAGCTCGAGAGCTCCGAGTTCCCATTACGAGACTCAG AATCAGGCAAGGGAAAACAGACGAACTTCAACGAGTTCGAGACGCATTCTCCCCTCATTTCCACTTCTCTTTACTTAA GAATACCTGGGCTGGACGAATCCTATCTACCCAGATGGATTGGATATGGGTTTGGTTCGCTTTTGATTATGAGCCATTTTGTTGGTTCCACTGCAACCCCAGCACAGCTT GAAATGATAATGAAGGatacacataaaataaaatgtaggggagggagggagagggtggTGGCAATGGCGGCTGGGAAGGACTGA